From the genome of Streptomyces sp. NBC_01317, one region includes:
- the rplL gene encoding 50S ribosomal protein L7/L12: MAKLSQAELLEQFENLTLIELSEFVKAFEEKFDVTAAAAVAVAGPAGPGAVVEAEEEQDEFDVILTGAGEKKIQVIKVVRELTSLGLKEAKDLVDGAPKPVLEKVSKEQADKAAESLKGAGAGVEVK; encoded by the coding sequence ATGGCGAAGCTGTCCCAGGCAGAGCTGCTTGAGCAGTTCGAGAACCTGACCCTCATCGAGCTCTCCGAGTTCGTCAAGGCCTTCGAAGAGAAGTTCGACGTCACCGCCGCCGCGGCCGTCGCCGTCGCCGGCCCCGCGGGCCCGGGCGCCGTCGTCGAGGCCGAAGAGGAGCAGGACGAGTTCGACGTCATCCTCACGGGTGCCGGCGAGAAGAAGATCCAGGTCATCAAGGTCGTGCGTGAGCTGACCTCGCTGGGTCTGAAGGAAGCCAAGGACCTCGTGGACGGCGCCCCCAAGCCCGTCCTGGAGAAGGTTTCCAAGGAGCAGGCCGACAAGGCCGCCGAGTCCCTCAAGGGCGCCGGCGCGGGCGTCGAGGTCAAGTAA
- the rplJ gene encoding 50S ribosomal protein L10 — translation MARPDKAAAVAELTDKFRSSNAAVLTEYRGLTVAQLKELRRSLGANAQYSVVKNTLTKIAANEAGINTLDDLFAGPTAVAFVTGDPVESAKGLRDFAKDNPNLIIKGGVLDGKALSADEFKKLADLESREVLLSKLAGAMKGKQSQAASLFQALPSKFVRTAEALRVKKEEQDGAGTPAPVEADSE, via the coding sequence ATGGCAAGGCCCGACAAGGCTGCCGCGGTGGCCGAGCTGACGGACAAGTTCCGCAGTTCGAACGCCGCTGTGCTGACCGAGTACCGGGGTCTCACCGTGGCGCAGCTCAAGGAGCTGCGCCGTTCCCTCGGTGCGAACGCCCAGTACTCCGTGGTGAAGAACACGCTGACCAAGATCGCGGCCAACGAGGCCGGGATCAACACGCTGGACGACCTGTTCGCGGGTCCGACGGCGGTTGCCTTCGTCACCGGTGACCCGGTGGAGTCGGCGAAGGGTCTTCGTGACTTCGCCAAGGACAACCCGAATCTCATCATCAAGGGCGGTGTCCTTGACGGTAAGGCGCTGTCCGCCGATGAGTTCAAGAAGCTTGCGGACCTCGAGTCCCGCGAGGTTCTGCTCTCCAAGCTGGCGGGTGCCATGAAGGGCAAGCAGTCCCAGGCTGCCTCCCTCTTCCAGGCGCTTCCCTCGAAGTTCGTCCGCACCGCGGAAGCGCTTCGCGTCAAGAAGGAAGAGCAGGACGGTGCCGGCACGCCGGCCCCCGTCGAGGCCGACTCCGAGTAA